AGTTCGGATTCGAGATGAAAGGTCGATGGTTTCAGGAGGCGCGTACGTGCCTTTCGGTAGAACAAGTCCTTCGAGATGCGGGGACCGAAGAGCGGATGTCATCATCTCTCGCTCTTACTTTTACCGCAAATTCTCAGAGTAATTCTATTCGTTGTGTCGGACGCGCGTAACACCGGCTAGACCTTGCCACCGGTCGATCGAGATGACTCTTCGAGAGGAAAATTAACACGGCTGCGCAATCGATCGCTTTCTCCGCTTTTGTATTTCGCGAACGTTAAAGGCGAGCAAttatcttattaaaaattacgcGCCGTTACGAAATTCCGCGTTTGTCGGCGTGGATGTCGTAAAGGCTTCGTGAAATTACGTACGAACTTTATGAAATCGTAGTAGCcgtcgaatgaaatattcgtcGAACATTGCTTACTAATTTCTATATGCGCCCGATGTGTTTACACGCGAGTACAtgcttttaattatatttcaggaAATAAGAAGGCTCCTTGTTTGGATTCAAGTTCTAGGTGATGAATAGATGAACTTTTATCTTctattttctcgataaaataatgtCTCGATAAAAGTTTATCACGATCACCGTTCAATGGAACGAACGTTGTGAACGAATCGCTCCATTCGTCATTTGTTACGCGAATacaattttgcccatctctggcctAGATTCGTCACTGGTAATACGTAATCGTGTTACGAAAGAATGCAACGTTTTAGTCACGGATAATATGAATCGCTTTGCATATTCAATGTCGCCTCCTCCCGGGCGCCACGAAGGATTTCGCATCTTTCGAGAACACGTTCGTAAAAGATAAAAGACAGGTTCGAGTCGTCCATGGCGAaagtagaattttaaaattaaaaaaaagaagaaataattaaaagcagGTCAAACGCAAAGAATACANNNNNNNNNNGGTCTAATCGAGCTTTAATTGAGAAATAGTTCATCATCTTTCGAGAACACGTTCGTAAAAGATGAAAGACAGGTTCGAGTCGTCCATGGCGAaagtagaattttaaaattaaaaaaaagaagaaataattaaaagcagGTCAAACGCAAAGAATACATCTTTGTAATGGAGTGGACAGTCGGTCTAATcgagttttaattgaaaaatagttCGTCGCGATAGATCTCTCTTACGACCTATTAAAAGTTCCTACTAGACCGGACCGCGAAACTTTGCTCCCACCGGATAAAAGTTCAAAGGTACATCGTACTTAATATTTCTCTGTTTAACGCAAGTTACGAAACTAAAACATCGAAATTGATAGTCATTCCCGAGGAAGGTCAACATCTCTGACCGAAACCGCGAAATAAAGGTCCGATGAAACTCGTGCTCGACTACCAGCACCGGGAACTGTTTATTCTTGAccttttcttaattattcatcttttattcattattggATACTTTTAATCTCGACGAGAACAACGGCCAACCGTTAACGAGACGAAACACTGCAACTATGCCGCGAATGCACAGGTAGACGCGAAATTCATTGACATCGCTTTCTCTCGGTtagcgtttttttttcacctgACGGCGTCGCGAAACTTGGATCCACGCGATGGTCCCCCGTTACGCGAGTTTCCGCGGCGATCTGAACGTGTCGGGAATAAGGAAATCCAAACGCGAGGTCGAAGTCGACCGTGAATAGTAAATCGATGGGACTCACCTCAGAGCGAAATCCTTTTCCACGATAGACGAGTAAACGAAGACCGAGTCGATCTTCCCTGGCGATTCCCGTCCGGAAGATTCGCGTCGTGCGCACGCTTGTGAGAAAGGTGAGAGTGAATAGCTGGGAGCATCTTCATTCAAGCTTTATATAGGTATTGTACCCCCTTTCCTAGCCGGTCTGTAGAAAGACCGTGCCATCACCGTTGCCCGCCGTAATTGTATCATCAACAGCGGGGCCCAACAAACGctggaaaaaataaacgatccccgcttcatttttcaacgaaatcgcGTCACGTCCACGACGCGCTCAACTTCGTAAATCTGGTTCGATCGATCTCGGTGCGAGACAAGTTCCTCGAGCGCGAACTTTGCCTCCGGGCTGAACTGCCACCCGAAACTCTTGGGATCTCGCGATATCTTCGCCCATCGTTCGACGTTCGTCGTTCGACGACGTTCAAAGGGAACGAATTCGCTGAAAGTAAAACACGACACTGCGGTCTGCTTTCGGTTGCGTAATCTTTAATCTCCTCAGACCTGCTGTACATTGTAATGTACGTGGATTTCGCGACTATTCTTTCTTACCGATAATAAGTATCTCATAGATACAAGTGGTCTTCGAACGCTCTAAACGTTTCTGTAGTTCTAGAACGATTTCTATGTACATGGTTTATCCCATCTCCCAACTCTGTAGAATACATTTTCTCTTTAGGACATTTCGGGAATCTATCCTCATTCTAAACTTATCTCtacctctttctcttctttcctttctaCACTTCGCCAACTTCACCCCATTTACGTTTCTAACCATTTCACCCTGGACTTCATCTCCCTTCATCTTCTTTCCCTTCCTCTCTCTCTGTATCCGTTCAAACTTAGCAAACTTAGCTTTCCCTAAAAGTAGTTCTCCTCGCACTATCTTTATCACCCTCGACTTCTCCCATCGTCTTCATCACCCGCGCGGAATGGTatcgaaacaaatgaaaagaaaaacacgttGATCGATGATAAATGGCGATCTGTAACGATTCGACGAACGCCCGCAACATTTCCTGCCGGTCGCCGAGATGAAAGCTTTCTTCGACTCACGTTCGACGATAATGAAGATAATGCTCGGACACGCTGGTCGCTGGAAAGATTTATTGTCGAGGCCCTTACAAGGAGCGATGATACTTTTCCGGGTTCGAGTGCGAATGTAAAATCGATAGTCGTTACGTCGAAAATTAGAGGCGACGTACGAACCGTACACGCTGACGCGTGCTGAACTCGAAGCTCGAGGGACGATTTCGTCCCTGATGCGATGTCCTACGGTGTCGTGTCTCGAACGAAGTCGAAGCTTCGAGACGACGCGATCCGACCTAGTTTCGTTCGTACTCCTCTTCGAGAGCGAAGTATCAGCGGTAATAAAAAACGAGGcggaagtttgaaaatttagaaaatggaAGCTACGAATCCAACGTTCGAGACGCTTCTTCGAGGTTCGAGacgcgtttaatttatttaaggatCCCGATCGTAAAGCCGAGAGGTTTTTTGCGACCTCGAGGGTCCGAATCGATGCTTGCCTCGAGGCAGCCTTTAACGAATTTATAACGAATTCACCGAAAAATGATCGGCGTTGCGAACCGAGACGAGTAATTCGCCGTTACGCAAAGGCGGCGCGTATTTTGGAACGAAGCAACGCGATCCGTGGTAATGCGTAGGTAGCCATATTAGCTGaattaatgagaaaataaCAGGGAATTAAATCGGATACGCTGCGAAGCCCGAGGATGCATCGGCACGCGCGCGCCGCTATTGTTCTCCGGATGCAAAAGAGTTGCGTTGATTTACgaatcttttaatatttttcacgacGTTTTTTTTAAGATCGTATTACGCTCGCTTCTCATCATTGTCTTCCCAATAATTCGTTTATCGTTAGCATACTCGCGTACACTTCGTAGTACGCGGAGTCCGGAAGCGATTAAACGTTGCGTTTGTTGCTTATATAGTCGGTAAACGTtagttacaataatattaacgaGACGGTACAAAGTATAGTATCGGTTGGTGATGAATTGTAATTGCGAGGTAGCGTTAAAGAGTACAACTAAAACCATAAAACGGTACAAACGAAAGAACAAATGAGGACGAGAGAAGATGGAGTACGCGAAGTTTTACGGTAAACGAAAATGCCAAGATTACAGAACGTTTTCAAGAAAGATTCCGCGTTGCACCGCGGAACGCAAACGTTTTGTTACCGCTTTGTGATTTACGGTTCGATTAACGCGCACTCCGAATCTCTTGCGCTGTTCAGCCCGCGAATGGAAATGCTTTTGGTTAAACGAAAGAGGAAttccgaatgaaaatttatcagCGCTCGATAAAACGAATGCGTACAGGTAGTGGTTCGAACGTTTTAATGGAAGGACGTTTCCGTTTCGCGGAAACGTTTCGTAGCAAGCCGCGAGCCGCCATTCGTATTTTACAGCTGCAACGAACGCATCTCGGCCACTCTTTTTTCTGGTGTTCATTTTGAAATCGATTCCAGAGCGCCTTAGGAACGGAATTCAACGGCGCGAAGCGTCGAGGAACCGAGCGCTCTTCCACGATCGGTTTCAAAAGATGCGCGCTAAAGCATGCAAAACCATGATTTACTCAGACAATGCGCGACGTGCGTGAAAAAGAGCCGCACAACGCTTCCAGAACAAAGCGACCCTCGCGTAAACGAAGTAGAAGACGAAGAGAAAGTCTAAACATTGTTTTCTTCCCTCTAAATGCGACattataagaaacaaaatggcTTTAAAATGTGCCTTTCAGTCGGAAATATCTGAAATCATTGCAATATAATTGTCCATGCGATAATATGAAAATGTGACTAGTTCAAGAAAGATGCGCGATCAAAAATCGGGATATCGAAAATTAGATTGATTGGATTAATCGATGTAGGTAAAGGGGATATCCTACCTTGTTGGCGTTGTTAGAACGGCTCTCGCTTTTCCCGCAACCATGGTGCCACCTTCATCGCGATCATTCAACcaacttctttaataaaacCGTACGCGATCGATCCAGCGTTCGGTCTTTGCGCGAACAACGAtttatcgcgatcgatcgtATAAACGCAGAAACGCGCGATCGTTTCTCCGACGATTTAACGTAAATTTGTTGGTAGCGCATATATCGTCGAcagaaatgaaacgtttaataGGATATTTAGTGGGATACGTTAAACCACGGTGGAACGTAAACGTTGTTGAAAAGTATCGCGCAACCGCGGCGATctacttcaaaattaatatcgcgcCAGAGTTAAGACCGCGTAATTACGAACACTTGTAAACTTTTACCGTAATAACATCCTCGAATCGCGATATCCTCTCATATACGGAAGCTCGTCTTCCCGTAATTTTTCAGTCGTTTCTTCTAATGACTATTCTGCGCGCTTGGTGTTCGGTGAACTGCCAGCTTTCTACGTGCTTCGTGCTCCGTACGTGTAGAAATCCACGTGGCGGACAATGAAGGCTCGAATTCGATACGGCTTATATTTGCCAAACCGTAACGTCCCTACACGCGACAACTTTTCACTCGTAACGCTGTTACGAGGGTGGTTCTATAGATTCTCGATACCATCCGAAAAGAAATCTTTACTTTCCGATAAAGTCACCCGCGATACACGTTAATCGcgttaacactttcgctgcggatgacgcacgTGCGCGTCCTTTGCTTTTTTAGTCGGTTTAGTCGTATTTAGAGTCTAAATTTTAGACAGTCGGTACGATCTAAGCATTCATGTCGGTCTGTTCATCGAAAGGAAGGACACCATTTACCATTGTGAAGCATGTCAAGATATCCCGGGGTTATGTTTGGGAGAGTGCTTcaaaaattatcataaaaaataataaatttcgaaaatatacgattgtttttattatttttcagttttcgtttctttcgttcggcaatcatattaCAAATCAAATATGTTACCACagatatatgtttttcaaaataataatattagaaaatttgtaagaaattttgtcattaaaaaaaatatcataattgcagctcccagggaacggctacttattttcgtccgcagcgaaagtgacATACAGTGACGAGCATATAAATAGGGAAACAATTTTGTCGATATATATCATGCTACAGTTTTGTGTTTACAAGTGCACCGTATACGTGCGCTACGACCTTCGTGTACTCGTACTCTAAGCTTCAATTTATTACCATCGCATTTCgcgattctttatttacaaaccGTCAGTGGAGGTCGATCTTCTTGAGTGGTAACATTCTTACGAGCATCTAAATAGGGAAAACtgagtttcttattttcaacGCATATTTTGATAAGTTCGAAGTAAACTAAAAGAATTCATTCCACTTGCTTACATATCGCGTACAACCGAAGGTGCTTGTACGGAGCTTTCGTCGCGATCAGTCACCGGTCTCCTTGTCGTTCAGCGTTGGCATATAACGCTCGTTTTTCATCTTTCAGAACAATTCGCCTTCGAAACGGCTACATGGTACAGTTTTGTGTTTACAAGTGCACTGTATACGTGCACTACGACCTTCGTGTACTCGTACTCTAAGCTTCAATTTATTACCATCGCATTTCgcgattctttatttacaaaccGTCAGTGGAGGTCGATCTTCTTAAGTGGTAACATTCTTGGCGAGCATCTAAATAGGGAAAACtgagtttcttattttcaacGCATATTTTGGTAAGTTCAAAGTAAACTAAAAGAATTCATTCCACTTGCTTACATATCGCGTACAACCGAAGGTGCTTGTACGGAGCTTTCGTCGCGATCAGTCACCGGTCTCCTTGTCGTTCAGCGTTGGCATATAACGCTCGTTTTTCATCTTTCAGAACAATTCGCCTTCGAAACGGCTCATTTTTCAAGCAAGGAAGAAGCCCGAGCACGCTCCGTTCCCTCCTGACGTTTGGCTGTCGACAGCTCGCCCAGCATCCATTGTCTCCGCCCCGTCAAATTTGCATGTCTTTGCGATATTTGTCAAACGTAGCTGATATAAAACGTGTTCGGCTCTGTAAGGTCTTCGAGGTGATCTTGGAGCCTGCAATTTGGAAATCATCCACGCGGTTTCTAAAATTCGACGGATATACATCCGTAATAACGCTCGGCTTTCTGAGAACATTATCGAGGAAGAAAAGGTTCCTGGATGCGATTAGCATCGGGCACCGATCGGTCAAGATCCGACATTGTTCTATCATCTATCAGTTCGCTTCCTCTGTCGAGCCTGTATACGATGACGCACAGTGGTCCAAAATGCCAAAATTAGAAAGAGTTTTCGACtctttatgaaatttcatatttttcagttatttAGGCCGCAAATCACGATATCAGAATTGCACAATTCAAAATAGCGGATCCGATATGGCCGACGTGTATATTAAAACGTTATtagattttcgtgaaactggcataatgcatttattatgtatgtaaCACTGCAGCAAAAACTAATTGTGTTCTCCaaatataatgattattttctaatataaggaatatgaaattaatgtgaaaattaaggggacgagaaaaatcgtcaaCTTTGAAGTGCTACGTCTTAGAAAATAATCGTTATATTTGAAGTACAGAAATGGTTTTTGTTGCATTGTTACATATATGATAAATACACTATGGCAGTTTACCGATTTCGCGTActtcgaaaattgaattttggccaggtttttcgcgaaacgaaccaCTGCGCGAGGTATCAAAGTACGTACACGTGTATTCTATTTCGTCACCTCGAGGCCCCGAATACCCCCTCTTACTGGATTCATCGAGGCGCGTTGCTTCTCCCATCGCAAGGATGTTTATTCTTCCGACAAGTCCTAACGCAACAACATCGGAGGATAAACCCCTAATTCTGGTAAAATCACAAGTTTGTCGCCATCCATCGCGACCAGCAGCTGCTAGTTTCCGTCCAAGTTTCCGTGGAGGAGCCGCGGCGTGTTGTATCGCGCCATCGCCTCGGCGATAAGCCATTAATCATTCGATGTTCTTGGTCGCAGCTCCTTAATGGGTTAACCGGCTGCCGGCGGTTCGCCGGAGGCAAGATTGCGCATTTACGCCTCCACCTAGAAACTcggaattattaattaaagaggGGACCATCGCGTGGGTAGCGGGAACACTGACGTCGCCACGAGCCGCACTTTTCTGCCGACTCCGCGGCCGATTCCCTGCTCGCAATCTGTTGGTCCTCGATGGGTCGTAACGCGTCGCCGCCTTTGCTCCACGGCGAAAACACGGGTCGACGAATCGTTAAGAACTGGTAATAACGATCTCGAGCACTTCCGGTGGTTACACGaagtacttttctttttcgttaagGACGATTTATATTATCCGTTCAGACACATCGCGTTTCCGATCAGTTCGGTTCCGACAAATATTGTTTCGCGTTATTAAACACGAGTGTTTATATTTACCGTAATGGATCGGTTCGAACGCGTTCCGTTTCAGACGTATGACGACCGACATTcttgaaaagaataatttgtcCGTGACTGAAACAATCCAAACGCAACCGACGACGCTGTCGTATGATATGCATTCCGTTCAGACGAAATCTTGCGACAGAATAGACGTGTTgtgttaatttatttgcaaatttagtattacaataatctaaatattataacCTAGACCTCTTGGGTTGAGAGAGGTGATTATGACCCTTGGTACTGGATGACCAACTCGTCTAGTCGTTCGTGTCCAGGAAAACATCCTGTAGGGTTTTTGATGACAGATACGAGAAACAGGTCTGACTAGTTTGTGTTGACGCTTTCATTCtgatatctttatttataattcagtCAATAGATCGGTCATCCAACAATCGGCAACAATTTCGTTCCCGCGAATAATACGTTCTCCTGTGGTATTGTATCTCGAATAGCACAGACAACGGATTATCTGCAGTAATTTCCAAGAGGAATAGTCGGTGGCGTGCATATTTCTTCGCCTCGACAACCGCCGCGAGAAAGTGACAGCGCTCTTCGCGCAGCAGGTAAGGTCGTAAAGTTTTCGCGACGCTCTGGCTGCGAGCAACAAAATTCGCTGATTAATTAGGCATTTTCTCTCCCAGCCACCTCTAGACACTTTGCGTAATCGCGCGGTGGACAGGTGGTAACCTCGGAAACGAATTGTCTCGCGTTCGTCTTCTTAGAACCGATCGAAAGTTTCCGTCGCTGTCTTTGTCTTCGGAGACGTACGAGCTCGGTTTTACTCGAGAGCATAGTAAAAGAGTACGTTCGCGTTTTGTTACCGTAGAAACCTGAGAGTTCGCAAGAATTCTGTTACGATACCGTTCGATCGGCGACATTTCGCCTGGCAACCTTGCCATCGAACGACCCTCCTTTTTAGCAATTCAAAACAGGTGACCATGACCTGGTTGAATTTCTACACTGCGGTACAAATTCTGGCGAATCCGCGTAAAAATTCGGCGTCCACGCGGTTTCTAAAATTCGACGAATATACATCCGTAATAACGCTCGGCTTTCTGAGAACGTTATCGAGGAAGAAAAGGTTCCTGGATGCGATTAGCATCGGGCACCGATCGGTCAAGATCCGTCATTGTTCTCGCACCGATTTTATTTGCAATCGACGCCTCTTACTAATGACTTTCTCCTTGTCGGACGATTACAGAACGAATTAGAGCCGGAGCAGAGATTCGCCGGCTTTGTTTTCTCCCGAGCAAACAGAGTAGATCGGATTTTCCGACGATCCATCTCGAGGAGGATCACGCGCATGGATTACGCTAACCCAGCCACCGCTGGGGCTCGTAAATATTGCGCAATGATGTATCGATGCAATAATCGCGAACGGGACACGGCGAAATTTGAACGGTAGAAAGTTGAGAGGTTCGCGTCTATGTAATTACGAGTGCTTCTCGCCTGCGATCGACCCGTGCACGAATATGTGTGCCGAAAGGATGATCCACGTGTCTCTACTCTCTTTTTACACTTACACGCGacgttataaataaacgtcagGCTAGTGGGTAATAACGCgaacattaagaaatttttggggcaacctaatacaaacgttcatgactcaatgtattattatttcaattaataatattccgatgtaagtgaatttgaaattgtacgttcacggaatcatttttaaattacatatgtcgccctagaggcgccacccgAGCGCAAAGGATTAAACATGGATCCTTTCTCGAATTCTGTCTCGATTACGGTATCATCGACTCGATTCTCCGTCTCTACGTCAAGATCGTTTGAAATCGCGCAACGTTTAAGCGTCGAATGTTTCCAGAGGCGAGGGAACGGAAAAAAGACAGGCAAAACTACTAAGCATTGACCACGCGACGCGAAGAAAAACGAATCGCGTCGGGCGGTTTTGTTGAAACAAAAGTTGTCGCACTTCTGCCAAGACAGTCTGCGGCTTCAAACGATCTTACGATCTTAAGCCTCGGTTTTCATCGTATTTCTCGAGCAAGCACGCATCGAGAGGCACGGAATCGTTCGTTGGGAAGGTATATACGGTGCGCCGTGTAAGAAGATCAGCCGAGAATGCCGCGCAATTTCGCAGAGACCGACAGGAAGAAGAATCAATTCGATAAGGAGGAAAGGGTTCATCTATTGTCCATAATGAAGCAGTACGCCCCGTTGTTGGACAAGAGCGCCTCCACGCTTGCGCGCAAGAAAATTTGGACGATCATCGAAAGCGAGTTCAAGAAGGCTGGCTTCACTCGCAAGACGTCGGCTCAGCTTAAGAAATATTGGCAGAATTACAAGTACCATTGTAAAAAGGCTATAGCGCTGGGGAAGGTATCCGCGTTTTTCTCCTCCTGACCGATCGGTATTTTATTCGAGGTTCGTACGGCCTTCAAGCATAATTCGTTTCTCGTGGTATTTAGGAAAGTAAGAAGTGCGGAAAATCGGAAGGAACCGAGTCATCCGAATGGAACCGATATCAAGTATTTGTTGACAATCGATCTGCGAACTCGTTTTCGGAAATCCATGACGCTCTTCGGCCGTTTGGAGATCGTTCGAAAACCTCGTCGGACGAATCGAGATGTCGTCTTCCTGAAACGTACGAGGATAACGGAACGATATCCCAGAAAATTAATGCCTTGGACAACTTCATCGGTACGTACTCTCTTATTTCTAATTTGTCGTTTCGCAGTTTATCCTGCACGGAATAGCGTCGAATGAAAACGAAACACCGACAAAGAACCGGTCTTTTATCGTCTCGTGTTTGATTTAAAGATCTCTCGCACGTCAAGACCGAGAAAAACGACGACGAAGTTACGCTGGACGATTTCGACGGACCAGGAACAAATCCGTCGGAGAATACAAATCCCGAGGACGATAGCTTGGACGAGAGGAAAGAGATTTTTACGAACGAGGACCGTCTCGCGTCCTCGCCGACCGATACGATCGATCATAAAACGAGAAATCGTATCGTGGTGTCCAACGCGAATATATCCAACAATAGCGTCACAGTGTCGGTCATTTATCCGGAAAATAACGACGATGGGTCCAGAAATCCAGCCGATGGAACGCACCGAGTGCCCGCGAGGAACTcgggtaaaagaaatttttgcacGTTCCTTCTgacttcttttcattttttctacgTAACTTTTAGAAAAACGTCGCTCGTCGCTGAGCCGTTCCTAGAGAACAGCGAACGATTCCACTTGTTAAAAACTTTTGTTAGACATCGAAAGCGACCTGGTTTTCAGTCCATCGTTGAATAGACGCGATGTACGTTCCCTCTTTTCATTCCATGTTTTATGGCGCGATCACAAAGAGAGGCGCAATCGCGAAGATTCGTCCGACTCGCATAATTCAATGGAACGTAATAACCGAGCGAATTCAAACGAGAAACACGTCGACGCAAGTAAGGGCGGAATGAAACAAGTTTGTattcgatgtattattatacgaTTGTTGCAGACAACGAGGAATGCGATTCGATCGAGTGCGCAGCGAACGACTCGACGTACGAGAAACAGGTCGGGAAGTATTCCGCGGAAAATCGACCGGCTGCTTCCATCGAGAACCAGGAAGACGACGCCGCTGCTAGGACGAGAAGTTCCGAGACTCGGAACGAACCTTTCGGATCCAAAGGCTACGTGTTTTTAACCGACTATCGCAATCAGTTGAAGCACAGATTGCTTTTGCAACAGCTCGAAGTACGCGAGCGGACGCTTCGGTTAATCTTTCcgaacgattttctttttttttttttaattacaatgaaAATCGTGTTGCAGGCAGAGGAGAAACGTTTGAAGGTAAAAATTGCCGAGATGGCGATACAGGAGGTACAGTTGAGGATAAAAGCTCTGCACGAGGACATGCGACGCACGGAAGAGTTGCATCGGTTGCGTTTAAAGCACGTCGCAATCGGAAGCAGACATTTTTAGACGGTAgagaacaaagaaattaattagtcCTAGAATGACGTCTGCCTACGCATCGGTTCGTTTCCGCTTGCGATCGCTAGAAGTAGGTGTAGGTAGAATGGAAAACTCGCGCACCATATTCGCGACATATTTTTCTCTGGAATGACAATCAAAGTTTACGCGTTAGCGGGATAAATCGCGCTGCCTATTAATTTCCTgggatattaatttcttcttcggCGACAAACGGTTCAACTTTTCTCGTCGATCTTAATTCCGTCCGGACGACAGATTCGCAAACTTCGCGGAAGAAGTTAATCGAAAGAGACAGGGATAGGCAAAATACTTATCCAGATAAAAACTTATATCCACGGGGATTagggaaatggaaatttgataATCAAAGTAACGTCGTAAGCACATCGTGCCGCGAGAAGAACTTTTTACCTGTCCGATGAGGAGGATtgcattaggttgtccagagaaagttcgtggcaat
The sequence above is drawn from the Hylaeus volcanicus isolate JK05 chromosome 2, UHH_iyHylVolc1.0_haploid, whole genome shotgun sequence genome and encodes:
- the LOC128885037 gene encoding uncharacterized protein LOC128885037, encoding MPRNFAETDRKKNQFDKEERVHLLSIMKQYAPLLDKSASTLARKKIWTIIESEFKKAGFTRKTSAQLKKYWQNYKYHCKKAIALGKESKKCGKSEGTESSEWNRYQVFVDNRSANSFSEIHDALRPFGDRSKTSSDESRCRLPETYEDNGTISQKINALDNFIDLSHVKTEKNDDEVTLDDFDGPGTNPSENTNPEDDSLDERKEIFTNEDRLASSPTDTIDHKTRNRIVVSNANISNNSVTVSVIYPENNDDGSRNPADGTHRVPARNSGRNETSLYSMYYYTIVADNEECDSIECAANDSTYEKQVGKYSAENRPAASIENQEDDAAARTRSSETRNEPFGSKGYVFLTDYRNQLKHRLLLQQLEVRERTLRLIFPNDFLFFFLITMKIVLQAEEKRLKVKIAEMAIQEVQLRIKALHEDMRRTEELHRLRLKHVAIGSRHF